One bacterium DNA segment encodes these proteins:
- the pilO gene encoding type 4a pilus biogenesis protein PilO has protein sequence MKRNITGYVLLLAFAIAMSYAFSTIVIAKPQRITELEAQLKFEQEKLISAQILASELVSVSSMIEKNLAGSTRDGLTEEASLDFLNTIIVRLSELGCEITDLKALPREKNITDYIRTPYQVSFRGTYAQFGRFLSEMEKDSRLVTVEFLKIDNDLTQLNFARTFDDLKTHNFIVKFSTLTLVRSDQDTDAVAKGGPGATTANTGNAAVLAGEDGQ, from the coding sequence ATGAAACGAAACATCACCGGGTACGTGCTGCTGCTGGCTTTCGCCATCGCCATGAGCTACGCCTTCAGCACCATCGTCATCGCCAAACCCCAGCGCATCACCGAGCTGGAGGCCCAGCTGAAGTTCGAGCAGGAGAAGTTGATCAGCGCCCAGATCCTGGCCAGCGAACTGGTCAGCGTGTCCAGCATGATCGAGAAGAACCTGGCGGGCTCCACAAGGGACGGCCTCACGGAAGAAGCCAGCCTCGATTTCCTCAACACCATCATCGTCCGCTTGAGCGAGCTGGGCTGCGAGATCACCGACCTCAAGGCCCTGCCGCGCGAGAAGAACATCACCGACTACATCCGCACGCCCTACCAGGTGTCCTTCCGCGGCACCTACGCCCAGTTCGGGCGCTTCCTGAGCGAGATGGAGAAGGACAGCCGGCTGGTCACCGTGGAATTCCTCAAGATCGACAACGACCTGACCCAGTTGAATTTCGCCCGCACCTTCGATGACCTGAAGACACACAACTTCATCGTCAAGTTCTCCACCCTGACCCTGGTGCGCAGCGACCAGGACACGGACGCCGTGGCGAAGGGCGGACCAGGTGCGACCACCGCCAACACCGGGAACGCGGCCGTTCTGGCCGGGGAGGATGGCCAGTGA
- a CDS encoding ATPase, T2SS/T4P/T4SS family: MFEKIGEILVRKGFINQEQVRQAISQNYMGKKLGQVMLDLNMITEDQLVEGLAEQLGVDFVSSERILLADDDALTKVGEDFAKANRIVPIVIEHGVLVVAMADTDDLSVLDGLKRSVSMPIQARLGGERTIDEAVDRLYTKIRRSTEIHDTIAKMEFVADPDADDKDLGIEVEKEVADSPVVRIVNQMFTQAIQERATDIHVEPQENHLRIRYRIDGILMEAMSIPISSHAGIVSRIKIISKLNIAERRLTQDGRLSIKTQDRLVDVRVSVLPTVFGEKVVLRLLDKSGFMFSLRNLGFNDDDHAKFNHWITQPYGMVIISGPTGSGKSTTLYAALSEVRSITSNITTVEDPVEYQVEGISQVQVREKIGLTFAAALRSILRQDPDTLLIGEIRDHETADIAIKFALTGHLVFSTLHANDAPSTITRYIDLGVPPFLVGSCLNLVMAQRLVRKICVHCKEERVSTPEDWLAIHENPDKYTGKPVFTGKGCPHCRNSGYRGRTGIFEILEVRQDVRKLIYDGASQEQIREMAINQHGMVSLRNAGLRRAMEGITTLSEVKRATVEDF; this comes from the coding sequence ATGTTTGAGAAGATCGGCGAGATTCTGGTCCGCAAGGGCTTCATCAATCAGGAACAAGTCAGGCAGGCGATCAGCCAGAACTACATGGGCAAAAAGCTGGGCCAGGTCATGTTGGACCTCAACATGATCACCGAGGACCAGCTGGTCGAGGGCCTGGCCGAGCAATTGGGCGTGGATTTCGTCAGCAGCGAGCGCATCCTGCTGGCCGACGACGACGCCCTCACCAAGGTTGGCGAGGACTTCGCCAAGGCCAACCGCATCGTCCCCATCGTCATCGAGCACGGCGTGCTGGTGGTGGCCATGGCCGACACCGACGACCTCTCCGTGCTGGACGGCCTCAAGCGCTCCGTCTCCATGCCCATCCAGGCACGGCTGGGCGGCGAGCGCACCATCGACGAGGCGGTGGATCGGCTCTACACCAAGATCCGCCGCTCCACCGAGATCCACGACACCATCGCCAAGATGGAGTTCGTGGCCGACCCCGATGCCGACGACAAGGACCTGGGCATCGAGGTGGAGAAGGAGGTGGCGGACAGCCCGGTGGTGCGCATCGTCAACCAGATGTTCACCCAGGCCATCCAGGAGCGCGCCACCGACATCCACGTGGAGCCGCAGGAGAACCACCTGCGCATCCGCTACCGCATCGACGGCATCCTGATGGAGGCGATGAGCATCCCCATCAGCAGCCACGCCGGCATCGTCAGCCGCATCAAGATCATCTCCAAGCTCAACATCGCCGAGCGTCGCCTCACCCAGGACGGCCGCCTCTCCATCAAGACCCAGGACCGCCTGGTGGACGTGCGCGTCAGCGTGCTGCCCACCGTCTTCGGGGAGAAGGTGGTGCTGCGCCTGCTGGACAAGTCGGGTTTCATGTTCAGCCTGCGCAACCTGGGCTTCAATGACGACGACCACGCCAAGTTCAACCACTGGATCACCCAGCCCTACGGCATGGTGATCATCTCCGGCCCCACCGGCTCGGGCAAGTCCACCACCCTTTACGCCGCCTTGAGCGAGGTGCGCTCCATCACGAGCAACATCACGACGGTGGAAGACCCGGTGGAGTACCAAGTGGAAGGGATCAGCCAGGTGCAGGTGCGGGAGAAGATCGGCCTCACCTTCGCCGCCGCCCTGCGCTCCATCCTGCGCCAGGACCCGGACACCCTGCTCATCGGCGAAATCCGCGACCACGAGACGGCGGACATCGCCATCAAGTTCGCCCTGACCGGCCACCTGGTCTTCTCGACCCTGCACGCCAACGACGCCCCCTCCACCATCACGCGCTACATCGACCTGGGGGTGCCGCCCTTCCTGGTGGGCAGCTGCCTCAACCTGGTGATGGCCCAGCGCCTCGTGCGCAAGATCTGCGTCCACTGCAAGGAGGAGCGGGTCTCCACCCCGGAGGACTGGCTGGCCATCCACGAGAATCCGGACAAGTACACGGGCAAGCCGGTCTTCACCGGCAAGGGCTGCCCCCATTGCCGCAACTCCGGCTACCGCGGCCGGACGGGCATCTTCGAGATTCTCGAGGTGCGCCAGGACGTGCGCAAGCTGATCTACGACGGCGCCAGCCAGGAGCAGATCCGCGAGATGGCCATCAACCAGCATGGGATGGTGTCATTGCGCAACGCCGGCCTGCGCCGGGCGATGGAAGGCATCACGACCTTGTCGGAAGTCAAGCGCGCCACGGTGGAAGATTTCTAG